The Macadamia integrifolia cultivar HAES 741 unplaced genomic scaffold, SCU_Mint_v3 scaffold1186, whole genome shotgun sequence genome includes a window with the following:
- the LOC122063053 gene encoding probable LRR receptor-like serine/threonine-protein kinase At3g47570, whose protein sequence is MGFTLVLLSICTNNAFLLLLLWCSSCLSLGDSQSGGSTNATDRLALLAIKDRITYDPFHVVSSWNNSIPYCEWPGVMCGGRRHPNRVRALHLLSKGLVGSLAPEIGNLSFLRKILLENNSFHGDIPREVSFLFRLRYLHLHNNSFQGEIPPNISRCSNLIELRLAHNNIVGKIPVELGSLSKLQVLSFHDNKVTGQIPPSFVNLSSLVVISAAGNDLSGSIPDALGQMTRLIDLGLSGNKLSGIIPPTIYNLSSLSVFDVGENQLQGNFPPNLGLTLPNLWRLSVFDNYFHGPIPTSVSNLSKLEILLTVNNSLSGKVEIHFGGLSKLTLLSLALNHLGTGEADDLNFIDTLTNCSSLTRLEIGDNLFGGVLPNSIANLSTQLSDLSLSKTQISGDIPMGIGNLVNLQFLALSGNLLKGRIPTSIGRLQMLHIVHLEGNRFTGPIPASIGNLTLLIELYLGDNHFQGKIPSSFGKCKSLLRLDLSSNSFNGIIPKELFGFSTLIVLNLSINSFFGSLPIEVGQLVNLGILDVSQNMLSGEIPNTLGACTSLEHLFMEGNLFQGSIPSSLSFLRGLQELDLSHNNFSGFIPKYLGTFKFLQKLNLSFNHLEGEVSADGVFRNLSVISVIGNNKLCGGIPELHLPACKTQKSKEDGRPHVFKIIVILCGCGGSLCLIFGTLFFIIYLRRKEKKESTLFLIESRHLKISYAQLLKATDGFSSENLIGVGGFGSVYKGVLNNGDTTVAVKVLNINQRGASKSFMVECESLRNIRHRNLVRILTSCSGIDFEGNDFKALVYEFMPGGNLERWLHPHANVIQDEQIHLNLVQRLNIAIDIATALDYLHHHCHTPIIHCDLKPSNILLDGDLTAHLGDFGISRILSKVTSRSQYHTSSIGIKGSIGYIAPEYGAGADVSMQGDVYSYGILLLEMFTGKRPTHEMFKENFNLHCWTEMAMRDGVMAVVDPSLVPMEEYEEEAASIVTNITEIQRCMKDRVLECLNSVIRIGVACSAESPQDRMDINDVVKELHLIRDIYLGVSIHRGR, encoded by the exons ATGGGTTTTACCTTGGTGCTTTTGTCCATTTGCACTAATAatgcctttcttcttcttcttctctggtgCAGCAGTTGCTTGAGCTTGGGAGATTCACAATCAGGAGGATCAACAAATGCAACAGATCGACTAGCCTTGTTGGCCATCAAGGATCGTATAACCTATGATCCCTTTCATGTTGTGAGCTCCTGGAATAACTCCATCCCCTATTGCGAGTGGCCAGGCGTTATGTGTGGTGGTCGCCGGCATCCAAACAGGGTTAGAGCCTTGCATTTACTTTCCAAAGGATTGGTGGGGTCCTTGGCTCCAGAAATAGGAAACCTCAGTTTCCTCCGAAAGATTTTGCTCGAAAACAATAGCTTCCATGGTGATATCCCTCGTGAAGTAAGCTTTCTGTTCAGGCTTCGTTATTTACACTTACACAACAATTCATTTCAAGGAGAAATCCCTCCCAACATATCACGTTGCTCCAACCTTATAGAACTCAGGTTAGCTCACAACAATATTGTGGGGAAAATTCCTGTAGAACTTGGTAGCTTGTCCAAGCTTCAAGTACTTTCATTCCATGACAACAAAGTGACAGGTCAGATCCCACCTTCCTTTGTAAATCTTTCATCCCTTGTTGTCATTTCGGCTGCAGGCAACGATTTAAGTGGAAGTATTCCAGATGCTCTTGGCCAAATGACAAGATTAATAGATCTCGGTCTTTCTGGAAATAAGTTGTCTGGTATCATCCCTCCCACTATATATAATCTTTCCTCACTTTCTGTTTTTGATGTCGGAGAAAATCAACTTCAAGGGAATTTTCCGCCAAATTTAGGCCTCACTCTTCCTAATCTATGGCGGCTTTCAGTTTTTGATAACTATTTTCACGGACCAATTCCAACTTCGGTGTCTAATTTGTCAAAACTCGAAATACTTTTAACTGTCAATAACAGTCTTAGTGGGAAAGTGGAAATTCATTTTGGAGGCTTATCAAAACTCACTTTGCTCTCATTGGCATTGAATCATTTGGGAACCGGAGAGGCTGATGACCTGAATTTTATCGACACATTAACCAATTGTAGTAGTTTAACACGATTGGAGATTGGTGATAATCTGTTTGGTGGTGTACTCCCCAACTCCATAGCTAACTTATCGACCCAATTGAGTGATCTCTCTTTGTCAAAAACTCAAATATCTGGGGACATCCCAATGGGGATAGGGAACCTTGTAAATTTACAATTCTTGGCACTATCTGGTAACTTACTAAAAGGACGTATTCCGACTTCAATTGGAAGACTTCAAATGCTTCATATAGTACATTTAGAGGGGAACAGATTCACTGGGCCAATCCCTGCTTCTATTGGAAACTTGACACTATTGATTGAGCTCTACTTAGGAGATAATCACTTCCAAGGAAAAATACCTTCAAGTTTTGGAAAATGCAAATCTTTGTTACGCTTGGACCTTTCCAGTAATAGTTTCAATGGTATCATCCCCAAAGAGCTATTTGGTTTTTCCACGTTAATAGTGCTAAACTTGAGTATAAATTCTTTCTTTGGTTCTCTACCTATAGAAgtgggtcaattggtcaatctTGGGATCCTAGATGTTTCTCAAAACATGTTGTCTGGAGAAATCCCTAACACCCTTGGTGCTTGTACAAGCTTAGAGCATCTTTTTATGGAGGGTAACTTATTTCAAGGATCAATACCATCGTCTCTGAGTTTTCTTAGAGGTCTTCAAGAGTTAGATCTTTCACACAACAACTTTTCTGGTTTCATCCCAAAATATTTGGGTACATTTAAGTTCTTACAAAAGTTAAATTTATCATTTAACCATTTGGAGGGTGAGGTATCAGCAGATGGAGTCTTTAGAAATTTAAGTGTAATTTCAGTAATAGGAAACAATAAGCTTTGTGGAGGTATACCGGAACTTCATTTGCCAGCATGCAAaactcaaaaatcaaaagaagatggTAGGCCTCATGTTTTCAAGATAATAGTCATCCTATGTGGTTGTGGGGGCTCTCTATGTTTGATTTTTGGGAcactttttttcattatctacctgagaagaaaggaaaagaaagaatccACTTTATTTTTGATAGAGAGTCGTCATCTTAAGATCTCTTATGCCCAACTCCTTAAAGCTACTGATGGATTTTCTTCTGAAAATTTGATTGGCGTGGGGGGTTTCGGTTCTGTGTACAAAGGAGTTCTCAATAACGGCGATACTACTGTTGCAGTAAAGGTCCTCAACATTAACCAAAGAGGTGCTTCCAAAAGTTTCATGGTTGAATGTGAATCCCTTAGAAACATTCGGCATCGTAATCTTGTAAGAATCTTAACATCTTGCTCAGGTATAGATTTTGAAGGAAATGATTTTAAAGCTTTAGTATATGAGTTCATGCCTGGTGGGAATTTGGAGAGGTGGTTACATCCACATGCAAATGTCATACAAGATGAACAAATACATTTAAATCTTGTTCAAAGATTGAATATTGCCATTGATATTGCCACAGCATTGGATTATCTTCACCACCATTGTCATACGCCGATTATTCACTGTGATCTAAAGCCAAGCAATATTCTTCTCGATGGTGATTTGACTGCACATTTGGGTGATTTTGGGATATCAAGAATTCTTTCAAAAGTCACAAGTAGATCTCAATATCACACGAGCTCGATCGGAATAAAGGGATCTATTGGTTACATTGCACCAG AGTATGGTGCAGGTGCTGATGTTTCAATGCAAGGTGATGTATATAGTTACGGGATTCTCTTGTTAGAAATGTTCACAGGGAAGCGACCAACTCATGAAATGTTCAAGGAGAACTTTAATCTTCATTGCTGGACTGAGATGGCTATGCGTGATGGAGTGATGGCTGTTGTCGACCCATCACTTGTCCCTATGGAAGAATATGAAGAAGAGGCAGCATCAATTGTAACCAACATCACTGAAATTCAAAGATGCATGAAGGATAGAGTGCTAGAGTGCCTTAATTCAGTTATTAGAATTGGAGTTGCCTGCTCAGCCGAATCACCACAGGATCGAATGGACATAAATGATGTGGTCAAAGAACTACATCTGATTAGGGACATTTATCTTGGAGTTAGCATTCACCGAGGAAGATGA